The following coding sequences are from one Ruminococcus flavefaciens AE3010 window:
- a CDS encoding MerR family transcriptional regulator, whose translation MMTVKQVSELTGVSIRTLRYYDEIGLLTPASHTEGGYRLYDDTALERLQQILLFRELEFPLKDIVRIVSSPDFDRKKALEQQIELLELKKQRLDELISFARGIKLIGVRAVDFSAFDTSKIDEYTKRAKEKWGNTDAYREFETKKRSESENRQVVEDFMQLFAEFGKLKSGSPESAEAQAMVKKLQDYINEHFYTCTDEILSGLGKMYAADGEFRENIDKAGGKGTAEFAAAAIAVYCGK comes from the coding sequence ATGATGACGGTCAAGCAGGTCAGTGAGCTGACGGGAGTGAGTATACGCACTCTGCGATATTACGACGAGATTGGACTTCTAACCCCGGCGTCACATACCGAGGGCGGATACAGGCTGTATGACGATACGGCACTGGAAAGGCTCCAGCAGATATTGCTTTTTCGCGAACTGGAGTTCCCACTAAAGGATATAGTGCGCATAGTGAGCAGTCCCGATTTCGACCGCAAAAAGGCTCTTGAGCAGCAGATAGAGCTGCTGGAGCTGAAAAAGCAGCGGCTTGATGAGCTTATCAGCTTCGCTCGCGGAATAAAATTAATAGGAGTGAGAGCAGTGGATTTTTCTGCATTTGACACATCAAAAATTGACGAATACACGAAACGCGCCAAGGAAAAATGGGGCAATACCGACGCTTACAGGGAGTTTGAGACCAAGAAGCGCTCCGAAAGCGAAAACAGGCAGGTCGTGGAGGACTTCATGCAGCTTTTTGCGGAGTTCGGCAAGCTGAAAAGCGGCAGTCCCGAAAGCGCGGAAGCTCAGGCTATGGTTAAGAAGCTTCAGGACTACATAAACGAGCATTTTTACACCTGTACAGACGAGATACTCAGCGGTCTGGGGAAGATGTATGCCGCAGACGGCGAGTTCAGGGAGAATATCGACAAGGCAGGCGGCAAGGGCACAGCGGAGTTCGCAGCGGCGGCTATCGCAGTATATTGCGGCAAATAA
- a CDS encoding GTP pyrophosphokinase — protein sequence MNIKNNALIELADGSMTETEFLRSVENNLIPMQQFFSYYKCAIMEIETKFRVLNEQFSINGESNPIEFIQSRIKSYGSIYRKMIARNIPRNLEAMERSISDIAGIRVVCSFVQDIYRLADCFLKQDDIFLIEKKDYIENPKPNGYRSLHLIVEVPIFLENEKRLVKAEVQLRTIAMDFWASLEHKLRYKKDLPQYKLDMLTDDLKKCADQSAQWDIRMQAIKNIIEHD from the coding sequence ATGAATATAAAAAACAACGCTCTTATCGAACTTGCAGACGGCAGCATGACCGAGACGGAGTTTCTCCGCTCGGTGGAAAACAACCTTATCCCCATGCAGCAGTTCTTCTCATACTACAAGTGCGCCATAATGGAGATAGAGACCAAATTCCGCGTGCTCAACGAGCAGTTCTCCATAAACGGCGAGAGCAATCCCATAGAGTTCATACAGTCCCGCATAAAGAGCTACGGCAGCATCTACCGCAAGATGATAGCAAGGAACATACCGCGGAACTTGGAGGCTATGGAGAGAAGTATTTCCGACATCGCAGGCATAAGAGTAGTCTGCTCCTTTGTGCAGGACATCTACCGCCTTGCGGACTGCTTTCTGAAACAGGACGATATTTTCCTCATTGAGAAAAAGGACTACATAGAAAATCCCAAGCCCAACGGCTACAGAAGTCTTCACCTTATCGTTGAGGTGCCTATCTTCCTCGAAAACGAGAAGCGCCTCGTGAAAGCCGAGGTACAGCTCCGAACCATTGCCATGGACTTCTGGGCAAGTCTGGAGCACAAGCTCCGCTATAAGAAAGACCTGCCCCAGTATAAGCTGGATATGCTGACGGACGACCTAAAAAAATGTGCTGACCAGAGCGCACAGTGGGATATCCGTATGCAGGCTATCAAGAATATAATCGAACATGACTGA
- a CDS encoding GyrI-like domain-containing protein → MAFDYKKEYKEYYLPKNKPEIVDIPSMNFIAVRGKGDPNEEGGEYKQALELLYGIAYTIKMSKKTDYRINGYFDYVVPPLEGFWEQKGRVGIDYSRKSDLSWTAMIRVPDFVTEKDFDWAVKQATVKKKQDFSKVEFITVEEGLCVQCMHLGSYDDEPATVALMDGYAVDNSYDIDIDHKRQHHEIYLSDPRKTALEKLKTVIRHPVKKHG, encoded by the coding sequence ATGGCATTTGATTATAAAAAGGAATACAAGGAATACTATTTACCCAAGAATAAACCCGAAATAGTGGATATACCGTCCATGAACTTCATAGCTGTCCGCGGAAAGGGCGATCCCAACGAGGAGGGCGGCGAGTACAAGCAGGCTCTGGAGCTTCTCTATGGCATTGCATACACTATCAAAATGAGCAAAAAGACCGACTACCGTATCAATGGCTATTTTGACTACGTTGTGCCGCCGCTGGAGGGCTTCTGGGAGCAAAAGGGCAGGGTAGGCATCGACTACAGCCGCAAAAGCGACCTTAGCTGGACTGCTATGATAAGAGTGCCTGATTTTGTGACGGAGAAAGACTTTGACTGGGCAGTCAAGCAGGCAACTGTGAAGAAAAAGCAGGACTTCTCAAAGGTGGAGTTCATTACCGTGGAGGAGGGGCTCTGTGTTCAGTGTATGCATCTGGGCTCCTATGACGACGAACCTGCAACTGTTGCGCTCATGGACGGCTATGCAGTTGATAACAGCTATGATATCGACATCGACCATAAGCGTCAGCACCATGAGATATATCTTTCAGACCCGAGAAAAACAGCTCTCGAGAAGCTGAAAACAGTAATACGCCACCCTGTTAAGAAGCACGGCTGA